The genomic stretch ACAAAAGAAGAAGATTTGAAAAAGTTAATTAGTTATGTAAATTCGCTTTAGACAAACATAAAATCAACAATAGTAAAAAGCATCAAACTTAGTTTGGTGCTTTTTTTATGGTGTAAAATCAACAGAATCAATATGTTATTTTATAAAAAACAAAGAATCTAACTTCGATTGCTCACATTTTTTCGTAACTTTAAGATACATTAAAACCAAAAACAGATTAAATTATGAAAACAATTCACACCAAAAACAAATTAAAAAACCTTGGATATCTATTGGTATTCTGTTTATTACTAAGCTTAGAAGGCGTTGCGCAATGCGCTGGCGGAAGTTACGGATTAGCACCACCACAAGGAGCTGTAAAACTTGCCTCAAAAGCCTCCATGGACTTTGATAACTCACTCAGTTCAGTTGTTGTAAGAAACCAAGCAGTTGTGTACGGACCAAATACTATTGGAACTCCGTATACGCAAGAAGCATTTGCAACGGCGAAAATTACGTCTGTTGACAAAGTATATCTTGTACGTTACAATGCCTTAACGGACGAAATGGAAGTAAAAGGAGGAGAAGCTGAAATATTAGTAATCTCTAAAAAGAAGAGTTATGAAATCAATCAGCATTCTAACAATGTTACCTACAGAGTCCTAGAAAAAATTGACAGCGAAAAAGAAAATGATTTAGGATATTACATCAATCTTGAAGATGATGACAACATTTCATTATACCGAAAAGAATGTAAAAAATTAGTGCAGAAAAAAAGAGCTACTTACGGAAGCACAGCATCTTCAGTAACAACGGAGTTTAAAAAAATGAGGTGCGAATTCTACATTGAAAAAGCACATAACGGACATGCTATAAAAATTCCAAAAAAGAAAAAAGAATTCTTAGCACTTTTTCCAGACAAATCAGAATTGATTAGTGCGTTTATCAAGGACAATCGAATCAAACTCAACAAAGAAGAAAGCTTGAAAAAGTTAATCAAGTATATCAATACTATTTAAAAATAACGAACACACACTTGTGAAAACCCTTTCGTCTTGAAAGGGTTTTTTAATATAAAAAAAGTATTTTTGTATTGATGAAAAAATGGTTAAAACGTATCGCAATATTAATTGGAATCTTCATTCTTGGAATTCTTAGCTGTAATATTTATGTTGAAGTCATATCTGGTGAAAAAATGTTTGAGGATGTAACTAAAATTCCATCAAACAGAGTTGGACTATTACTCGGAACTTCCAAATATGTTAAAGGTGGAAACATCAACTTATTTTATAAATACAGGATTGATGCGGCTGTAGAACTTTACAAATCTGGGAAAATAAAATACATATTGGTAAGTGGCGATAATGGAAGTGAATACTACGATGAGCCAACAACGTTCAAAGAAGATTTAGTTGCGGCAGGCATTCCTGAAAATCGTATCTTTCTTGACTATGCAGGTTTCCGAACCTTAGATTCTGTCATTCGAAGCAAAGAAATATTTCAACTAGAAAGCTTTACTGTTATATCTCAAAAATTTCACAACGAAAGAGCCATTACAATTGCGCATGCAAAAGGCATCAAAGCAATCGGTTTCAACGCTAAAGATGTTGGCGGACGTAGTGGAATGAAAGTAAAAGTGCGAGAAATGCTTGCGCGAGTTGCCATGTGTATGGATCTTGTTTTTGGAAAACAACCAAAATTCTTAGGCGAAAAAATTACGATAGAATAACTGTCACATCTCCACAATTTCTCCCTCACTTTCCGTAGAATAATCAGTATTTTCGTAACATGAAAAAAGAGGAAGTCATAATCTCACAAGGAAACAGACCGTTTTGGCATAATATCATGGCTGCATTTTTTTATACAGTAGCTGTTTTTTGTGTTATATTTTTCTTTTTTAATTTTGAATTTTCTTTAAACTCGGAGTATGCTGTACGACAACTGGATTACATAGATATTGGCGCATTTGCATTATCAGGCGCATTTTACTTCTCATTAATTCAAACCTATTATTTCGATTTCAAAAAAAAAATGTACAAACATGAAAGTGCATATTTAATATTCAGGCTAGGAAAATGGAAAGAAATGCCTTTATTGGAATACATTTCTGTATTCAAAAAAGAAGAAGGTCTTTATGAAGTTAACTTATGGCATCTTGGGAATAAGCATTTCAAAATATATGAAATGTTTGATGAAGATGAAGCAATGAACGTTGGAAAAAAACTAGCAACAACATTACAAATAGATTTATTGGATGCAACAGTTGCCAACGATTCAAAATGGATTGATCTATGAAAATGCCAAAAAAAATTCAAGCAAAAATTCAAGATCGCATTCAAAACAAT from Kordia antarctica encodes the following:
- a CDS encoding SanA/YdcF family protein; this encodes MKKWLKRIAILIGIFILGILSCNIYVEVISGEKMFEDVTKIPSNRVGLLLGTSKYVKGGNINLFYKYRIDAAVELYKSGKIKYILVSGDNGSEYYDEPTTFKEDLVAAGIPENRIFLDYAGFRTLDSVIRSKEIFQLESFTVISQKFHNERAITIAHAKGIKAIGFNAKDVGGRSGMKVKVREMLARVAMCMDLVFGKQPKFLGEKITIE